The proteins below are encoded in one region of Centropristis striata isolate RG_2023a ecotype Rhode Island chromosome 12, C.striata_1.0, whole genome shotgun sequence:
- the LOC131982398 gene encoding exosome complex component RRP40-like produces the protein MFSALRDKVGQVLVPGDEFCCETDGTISLTEPVRPDKVLCGPGLRRSGDRLLVCKSGVLRHKQPNMFWMDSQQRRYVPAKGETVIGIVTTKSGDVFKVDFGGSEQASLSYLAFEGATKRNRPNVQVGDLVFSQFVVANQDMEPELVCVDSCGRANGMGVFGGGGLVFSVSLGLVRRLLAPHSELLSDLQQLFPCELVVGMNGRLWVKSSRVQQTLIIANLLQSAETMTGPQRQALFRRAAQGAL, from the exons ATGTTCTCGGCCCTGAGGGATAAAGTGGGTCAGGTTCTGGTTCCGGGAGATGAGTTCTGCTGTGAGACGGACGGGACCATCTCTCTAACGGAGCCCGTCAGACCGGACAAGGTGCTGTGTGGTCCCGGTCTGAGGCGGAGCGGGGACCGGCTGCTGGTCTGTAAGAGCGGCGTCCTGAGGCACAAACAGCCCAACATGTTCTGGATGGACTCCCAGCAGAGGAGG TATGTCCCCGCTAAGGGAGAGACCGTCATCGGCATCGTCACGACCAAATCAGGAGACGTCTTCAAGGTGGACTTTGGAGGAAGTGAGCAGGCGTCTCTGTCCTACCTGGCGTTTGAGGGAGCGACCAAGAGGAACCGACCCAACGTTCAG GTGGGGGACCTGGTGTTCTCCCAGTTCGTGGTAGCCAATCAGGACATGGAGCCGGAGCTGGTGTGTGTGGACAGCTGTGGACGAGCCAATGGGATGGGGGTGTTTGGCGGCGGCGGTCTGGTCTTCAGCGTGTCTCTGGGACTCGTCAGAAG GCTACTGGCCCCCCACAGTGAGCTCCTGtcagacctgcagcagctcttcCCCTGTGAGCTGGTGGTCGGGATGAACGGCCGTCTGTGGGTCAAGTCCTCCCGAGTCCAGCAGACCCTCATCATCGCCAACCTGCTGCAGAGCGCCGAGACCATGACGGGCCCCCAGAGACAGGCGCTGTTCAGGAGGGCCGCACAGGGGGCGCTGTAG
- the LOC131982399 gene encoding polyadenylate-binding protein-interacting protein 2-like produces MKDPSLGNNMTISNEVILSSHFLSEDEPFAEYLWMEHEEEFNRQVEEELWEEEFIERCFQEMLEEEEQWEWFIPSRDLLPAQTASLLQDHNGLLDADADVHADADFELVVHSSLNPNAKEFTPGIQKHVM; encoded by the exons atGAAGGACCCGAGTCTCGGTAACAACATGACCATCAGTAACGAGGTGATCCTCAGCAGCCACTTCCTGTCAGAGGACGAGCCCTTCGCTGAATACCTGTGGATGGAACATGAAGAAGAGTTCAACAGACAG gtggaggaggagctgtgGGAGGAGGAGTTCATCGAGCGCTGCTTCCAGGAgatgctggaggaggaggagcagtgggAGTGGTTCATCCCGTCCAGAGACCTGCTGCCGGCTCAGACCGCCTCGCTGCTGCAGGACCACAACGGCCTGCTGGACGCAGACGCAGACGTCCACGCAGACGCAGACTTCGAGCTCGTG GTGCACAGCAGTCTGAACCCGAACGCCAAGGAGTTCACCCCGGGCATCCAGAAACACGTCATGTGA